DNA sequence from the Polyangiaceae bacterium genome:
TGTCACTCGCTGGCTCATCCACTCTCGAGCGAGTGCGGGCTGCACCACGGGCTCGCCAACGCCATCTGTTTGCCTGCGGTTGCCAAGTTCAACGAGCAGACGAGCCTCGATCGGTTGCTCCACGTTGCGCTGCTCCTCGGTGGTGAGCCAGAGGTGGGCGCGGCGACCAAGGCGCTCCTGTCACTGCGTCAGGAGCTGGGGCTCTCGCCGTCGCTATCGAGCGTGGGGGTGAAGCGGGAGCAGCTCCCGCGGCTCGCCGAGCTGGCGTACATGGACGCCTGCCATCGCAGCAACCCGCGGGAGTGCACACAGGCTGATTTGCTCAGCCTGTACGAGGCCGCTTTCTAGCTTCGCTGAAGGAGGTAGGCGAGCGCATCGCCCAGGCGTCGGGGCTCGATTGGAGCACCCACTTCGCGCAGCGCTTGAACGCCAGTTGTTAGCGCCAGGAGGAGCCAAGCGAGCTGACCGGCGTCGATGTCTCCGCGCATGGAGGCGCGGGCTTGGCTGAGCTGGGCCGCGTCGGTGATGTGCTCGGACGCGGTGCGTAGCGCGGACAGATAGCGCTCCTGCAGCACCTCGGAACGCCCAGCGGCGTGGAGGAACTGGTGCAGTGGCACGTTCTCTTGAGAGGCCGCCGCGTCCATCAGGCGGCCAACGAGATTGAACATCGCCGCAGAGGACTCGTCGTAGTGCCGCACGCCTTCCAGCAACTTGCCTAGGAAGCGTTCGCTCACGGCCTGAATGAGCTCGTCCCGGTCCTTGAAGTGGACATAGAACGCGCCGCGGGTGTAGCCGGCGCGAGCACAAATCGCGTCGAGGCTCGGGTTGTCGAGGCCT
Encoded proteins:
- a CDS encoding TetR/AcrR family transcriptional regulator, which codes for MNQPDSVPDSNPSPESTPQSNAHSVQPGSHRRRRLGARREAAKAETREALISAAMAAFAEEGLDNPSLDAICARAGYTRGAFYVHFKDRDELIQAVSERFLGKLLEGVRHYDESSAAMFNLVGRLMDAAASQENVPLHQFLHAAGRSEVLQERYLSALRTASEHITDAAQLSQARASMRGDIDAGQLAWLLLALTTGVQALREVGAPIEPRRLGDALAYLLQRS